A stretch of the Vigna radiata var. radiata cultivar VC1973A unplaced genomic scaffold, Vradiata_ver6 scaffold_43, whole genome shotgun sequence genome encodes the following:
- the LOC106752718 gene encoding peroxidase P7 encodes MASFCSRLTMSLVLFLLVLGCVNAQLSTDFYYSSCPKLLSTVRSTVQSAISKETRMGASLLRLFFHDCFVNGCDGSILLDDTSSFTGEKNANPNRNSARGYEVIDNIKSAVEKVCPGVVSCADILAIAARDSVQILGGPSWNVKLGRRDSRTASQSAANNGIPAPTSNLNQLISRFSALGLSTKDLVALSGGHTIGQARCTNFRGRIYNESNIDSSFARTRQSSCPRTSGSGDNNLAPLDVQTPTTFDNYYFRNLVQNKGLLHSDQQLFNGGSTDSIVRGYSTNPTSFSSDFVSAIIKMGDISPLTGSKGEIRKNCRRIN; translated from the exons ATGGCTTCGTTCTGTTCTAGATTAACTATGAGTTTGGTTCTGTTTCTCCTCGTACTGGGGTGTGTCAATGCACAACTTTCTACCGATTTTTACTACAGTTCTTGCCCAAAACTCCTCTCCACTGTGAGATCCACAGTGCAATCTGCCATTTCAAAGGAGACCCGTATGGGTGCTTCTCTCCTCCGCTTGTTCTTCCACGATTGCTTTGTCAAT GGATGTGACGGTTCTATTCTTTTGGATGACACATCAAGCTTCACCGGGGAGAAGAACGCAAACCCCAACAGGAACTCTGCTCGTGGATATGAAGTCATTGACAACATAAAATCAGCCGTCGAGAAAGTCTGTCCGGGAGTTGTTTCCTGTGCAGATATCCTTGCCATTGCCGCCAGAGACTCTGTTCAAATC CTTGGAGGCCCCAGTTGGAATGTTAAACTTGGAAGAAGAGATTCTAGAACTGCTAGCCAATCTGCTGCCAACAATGGCATTCCTGCACCTACTTCAAACCTTAACCAACTCATCTCAAGATTCAGTGCTCTGGGACTTTCCACAAAGGATTTGGTCGCCTTGTCGG GTGGTCATACAATTGGACAAGCAAGGTGCACAAATTTCAGAGGCCGCATCTACAACGAGAGCAACATAGATAGCTCATTTGCGAGGACAAGGCAATCGAGCTGCCCCAGAACATCAGGGTCAGGGGACAACAATCTGGCACCCCTGGATGTTCAGACTCCGACCACATTTGACAACTACTACTTCAGGAACCTGGTTCAGAACAAGGGTCTTCTCCACTCTGACCAACAACTCTTCAATGGTGGCTCCACTGACTCCATAGTGCGTGGCTACAGCACCAATCCAACCTCCTTTTCCTCTGATTTTGTATCTGCAATTATCAAGATGGGAGACATTAGCCCCCTCACTGGCTCCAAAGGAGAAATCAGAAAGAACTGCAGAAGGATTAACTAA